A region of Phycisphaerae bacterium DNA encodes the following proteins:
- a CDS encoding AAA family ATPase, whose protein sequence is MSKGAGERTLFDRRRAGVRAMMTGQVGVDKKPFIERVADIARRNGKDVAVCHVGDMMYQEAPDVVAGRILDLPRTRLDALRRSVFKDILRIAEKADHVLVNTHATFRWKHGLFPAFDHDQIMALDVDLFMTLVDNVDAVHERLTREHDLRHSLKDILVWREEEVLATEVISTIIRGHGRFFIVARGVEHDMAECVYRLMFEPRRKKVYPSFPMSHVMDLPAVLAEIDGFRDALASHFITFDPGDLDEKRLPSLAAAAHKRGERKLLVEIHGRTMEFGVEEVMAIETDIDSQIVARDFKLIDQSDMIVSYVPELPSGKPGLSSGVERELQHAYETTKEVYVVWKPKAEPSPFVTKSATVVVRSVEELLKLFAEKDYIKGEASFGKGGMPRQRGRHG, encoded by the coding sequence ATGTCGAAGGGTGCAGGTGAAAGAACGCTGTTCGACCGCAGACGGGCCGGTGTTCGTGCGATGATGACCGGCCAGGTAGGGGTTGACAAGAAGCCGTTCATTGAGCGTGTGGCCGACATCGCCCGCCGGAACGGCAAGGATGTGGCCGTCTGCCACGTCGGTGACATGATGTACCAAGAGGCTCCGGACGTCGTGGCGGGACGGATCCTGGACCTGCCGCGGACCCGGCTCGATGCTCTCCGGCGGTCGGTTTTCAAGGATATTCTGCGGATTGCGGAGAAGGCCGACCACGTCCTGGTCAATACTCACGCCACGTTTCGGTGGAAGCACGGCCTGTTTCCGGCGTTCGACCATGATCAGATCATGGCTCTGGACGTCGATCTGTTCATGACCCTGGTGGACAACGTGGACGCCGTGCACGAGCGACTGACCCGTGAGCACGACCTCCGGCACAGTCTCAAGGACATTTTGGTCTGGCGTGAGGAAGAGGTTTTGGCTACCGAGGTCATTTCGACGATCATCCGAGGTCATGGGCGGTTCTTCATTGTCGCCCGGGGCGTCGAGCACGACATGGCCGAGTGCGTTTACCGGCTCATGTTCGAGCCCAGGCGCAAGAAGGTCTACCCCTCGTTCCCGATGAGCCATGTGATGGATCTGCCGGCCGTCCTGGCGGAGATCGACGGATTCCGAGACGCCTTGGCGAGCCACTTCATCACTTTTGACCCTGGCGACCTGGACGAGAAGCGGTTGCCGTCGCTGGCCGCAGCGGCCCACAAACGCGGCGAACGGAAGCTCCTGGTCGAGATACACGGCCGGACCATGGAGTTCGGCGTCGAAGAAGTCATGGCGATCGAGACTGACATTGACAGCCAGATCGTGGCTCGCGACTTCAAGCTCATCGATCAGTCGGACATGATTGTCAGCTACGTGCCGGAGTTGCCGAGTGGCAAGCCGGGGCTGTCCAGTGGCGTCGAGCGCGAGCTGCAGCATGCCTACGAAACCACGAAGGAGGTCTATGTGGTCTGGAAGCCGAAGGCCGAGCCCTCCCCGTTCGTGACCAAGAGCGCGACCGTGGTGGTACGATCGGTCGAGGAGCTCCTCAAGCTCTTCGCGGAGAAGGACTACATCAAGGGGGAGGCGTCCTTTGGGAAGGGTGGCATGCCCAGGCAGCGGGGGCGGCACGGTTGA